GGCCTGGGCACCCCGGAGGAATACCTCGACCGGGCGGTCCGGGTCGAGGTGGGCCAGGAGCTCGACCGCGACAAGCTGCTGCGCCGGCTGGTCGACATCCAGTACACCCGCAACGACATGGCCTTCAACCGCGGCACCTTCCGGGTCCGCGGCGACACGCTGGAGATCATTCCGGCGTACGAGGAGCTGGCCGTCCGCGTCGAGATGTTCGGCGACGAGGTGGAGAAGCTCTACTACCTCAACCCGTTGACCGGTGACGTGGTCCGCGAGGTCGACCAGCTGGTGATCTTCCCGGCGACGCACTACGCGGCCGGCCCGGAGCGGATGGAGCGGGCCATCCGCGACATCGAGGTGGAGCTGGCCGAGCGGCTGGCCGAGCTGGAGCGGCAGGGCAAGCTGCTGGAGGCGCAGCGGCTGCGGATGCGCACCACCTACGACATCGAGATGATGCGGCAGGTGGGCTTCTGCTCCGGCATCGAGAACTACTCGATGCACATGGACGGGCGGCTGCCCGGCAGCCCGCCGCACTGCCTGCTCGACTACTTCCCGGACGACTTCCTCACAGTCGTCGACGAGTCCCACGTGACGATCCCGCAGATCGGCAGCATGTACGAGGGTGACGCCTCGCGTAAGCGGATGCTCATCGACCACGGTTTCCGGCTGCCCAGCGCGGCCGACAACCGACCGCTGCGTTTCGACGAGTTCCTGGAGCGGGTCGGCCAGACGGTCTACCTCTCGGCGACTCCGGGCCCGTGGGAGCTGGAGCGGGCCCAGGGCGAGTTCGTCGAGCAGGTCATCCGTCCCACCGGGCTGATCGACCCGGAGGTCGTGATCAAGCCGACCAAGGGCCAGATCGACGACCTGATGCACGAGATCAAGCTGCGCACCGAGCGGGACGAGCGGGTGCTGGTCACCACGCTGACCAAGAAGATGGCCGAGGACCTGTCGGACTACCTGCTGGAGAACGGCATCCGGGTGCGCTACCTGCACTCGGAGGTCGACACGCTGCGCCGGGTGGAGCTGCTGCGCGAGCTGCGCAAGGGCGAGTACGACGTGCTGGTCGGCATCAACCTGCTCCGCGAGGGTCTGGATCTGCCCGAGGTGTCGCTGGTGGCGATCCTCGACGCCGACAAGGAGGGCTTCCTGCGCAGCGGTCGGTCACTGATCCAGACCATCGGCCGGGCCGCCCGTAACGTCTCCGGCCAGGTGCACATGTACGCCGACAAGATCACCCCGTCGATGGCGGCCGCGATCGACGAGACCGACCGGCGCCGGGCCAAGCAGATCGCGCACAACGAGGCGCACGGGATCAGCCCGGAGCCGCTGCGCAAGAAGATCCACGACATCCTGGACGACATCTACCGCGAGGCGGAGGACACCGAGAACTCCCGGGTCGGGGGCGCGGTGCGCCAGCTCTCGCGGGGCAAGGCGCCGGTCAAGGAGACCCGCAGCCGGAGTCGGGCCGCCGCCACCACCCCCTCCCGGGAGGGGATGGCACGCGCCGACCTCGCCCAGCTCATCCAGGAGCTCAACGACCAGATGCTGGCCGCCGCGCGCGAGCTGCAGTTCGAGCTGGCGGCCCGGATCCGCGACGAGGTCGCCGACCTGAAGAAGGAGCTGCGCGGCATGGACGCCGCCGGCGTGAAGTGACGATCACGCCAGCGGGCCGAAACGGCAGGTGCGAGCCGGTCCGCCCGGTCCACGGGAGTGATCGGGCGGTTGCGGTGCGCGAGCGTGGTATTGCACTGGGTGATCGTCCTGCGTACTCTCCCTCGGTGGGGAGGCGGGGATGCCGGTGCCAACAAGTCCTGTCATTCGACGTGTGCGGCTCGGCGCCGAGCTGCGCCAGTTACGCCGCCGCGAGGCGCTGACCCTGGAGCAGGTCTGCGACCGGCTGGGCTGGGCGTCGACGTCCAAACTGTCCCGCATCGAGCTGGGCCAGAGCCGCCCGGAC
Above is a window of Micromonospora coriariae DNA encoding:
- the uvrB gene encoding excinuclease ABC subunit UvrB — protein: MALDIPRLDSRFQVVSDFQPAGDQPAAIDDLERRVRRGDRNTVLLGATGTGKSATTAWLIERLQRPTLVLAPNKTLCAQLAKEFSELLPHNAVEYFVSYYDYYQPEAYIPQTDTYIEKDSSINEEVERLRHSATMSLLTRRDVIVVATVSAIYGLGTPEEYLDRAVRVEVGQELDRDKLLRRLVDIQYTRNDMAFNRGTFRVRGDTLEIIPAYEELAVRVEMFGDEVEKLYYLNPLTGDVVREVDQLVIFPATHYAAGPERMERAIRDIEVELAERLAELERQGKLLEAQRLRMRTTYDIEMMRQVGFCSGIENYSMHMDGRLPGSPPHCLLDYFPDDFLTVVDESHVTIPQIGSMYEGDASRKRMLIDHGFRLPSAADNRPLRFDEFLERVGQTVYLSATPGPWELERAQGEFVEQVIRPTGLIDPEVVIKPTKGQIDDLMHEIKLRTERDERVLVTTLTKKMAEDLSDYLLENGIRVRYLHSEVDTLRRVELLRELRKGEYDVLVGINLLREGLDLPEVSLVAILDADKEGFLRSGRSLIQTIGRAARNVSGQVHMYADKITPSMAAAIDETDRRRAKQIAHNEAHGISPEPLRKKIHDILDDIYREAEDTENSRVGGAVRQLSRGKAPVKETRSRSRAAATTPSREGMARADLAQLIQELNDQMLAAARELQFELAARIRDEVADLKKELRGMDAAGVK